One stretch of Ornithinimicrobium ciconiae DNA includes these proteins:
- a CDS encoding dihydrofolate reductase, whose translation MPRFSVVPAAYLVLTRESPHGTEVLLQLRGTTGYMEGWWACAAAGHVEAGEPADQAVCREAAEELGLTISPGQVSLAVVLQRGCVLGGPIEQRIDLFFTASDVAGEPAITEPDKAQDLRWWPLADLPEHTVPHERQVLEHLRGQAAPDSGTRPVLLTRGFDQTLTLIAAIGRNGVIGDGASMPWHLPEDLAFFKRTTMGGVMVMGRGTWDSIGRALPGRRTIVVTRDREWSARGAEVAHSLPEALLMAGDTEVFIAGGGQVYEQTIEAATRLIITHVEQEPAGPVTFPAIDPILWREDSRDVQDGFAWVEYLRRR comes from the coding sequence ATGCCCCGTTTCTCCGTCGTCCCGGCGGCCTACCTCGTGCTGACGCGCGAGAGCCCTCACGGCACCGAGGTGCTGCTGCAGCTGCGGGGCACCACCGGCTACATGGAGGGTTGGTGGGCCTGTGCGGCCGCCGGTCACGTCGAGGCGGGCGAGCCCGCCGACCAGGCCGTATGCCGGGAGGCAGCCGAGGAGCTCGGCCTCACCATCTCACCGGGCCAGGTGAGCCTGGCGGTGGTCCTGCAGCGGGGCTGTGTGCTGGGTGGGCCGATCGAGCAGCGCATCGACCTGTTCTTCACCGCCTCCGATGTCGCCGGCGAGCCGGCGATCACCGAGCCGGACAAGGCTCAGGACCTGCGGTGGTGGCCCCTGGCGGACCTGCCAGAACACACGGTCCCCCACGAGCGTCAGGTGCTGGAGCACCTGCGCGGGCAGGCGGCACCCGACTCCGGCACGCGGCCGGTCCTGCTGACCCGGGGTTTCGACCAGACGCTGACCCTGATTGCTGCCATCGGCCGCAACGGCGTCATCGGCGACGGGGCCTCCATGCCGTGGCACCTGCCCGAGGACCTCGCGTTCTTCAAACGCACCACGATGGGCGGTGTGATGGTCATGGGGCGCGGCACCTGGGACTCGATCGGCCGTGCGCTGCCTGGCCGGCGCACCATCGTCGTGACGCGCGACCGCGAGTGGTCCGCGCGGGGCGCCGAGGTGGCCCACTCGTTGCCCGAGGCACTGCTGATGGCCGGCGACACCGAGGTGTTCATCGCCGGTGGCGGACAGGTCTATGAGCAGACCATCGAGGCCGCCACCCGGCTGATCATCACGCACGTCGAGCAAGAGCCAGCGGGCCCGGTCACCTTCCCCGCGATCGATCCGATCCTGTGGCGGGAGGACAGCCGCGACGTGCAGGACGGCTTCGCCTGGGTGGAGTACCTCAGGCGGCGCTGA
- the paaE gene encoding 1,2-phenylacetyl-CoA epoxidase subunit PaaE: protein MHLTTTKPKRTRAIFHALTISRVEPLTDEAIAISFTIPDGLRDDYVFEPGQHLTLRATVGGEEVRRSYSICVSRLRARETGELRVATARVPEGAMSSWLHESAEPGEVLDVMTPIGGFTCPTDPGAARHHVAIAAGSGITPVMSLLTTALEEEPHSRATLIFGNRRIDTIMFLEELMDLKNRFPDRFTLFNVLSREAQEVELLSGRIDRERLEGFFEAFIPVDDVDEWYLCGPLGMVETAREALAVHGVDSQHVHHEVFHVADAPPPPPPPPADATPLAMVTVTLDGRITQVPVRSRSESILAATLRERSDAPFSCTNGVCGTCRARVVEGEVTMDRNYALEPDEVAAGIVLTCQSHPVTDEVVLDYDA from the coding sequence ATGCACCTGACCACCACCAAACCCAAGCGGACGCGGGCCATCTTCCACGCGCTCACGATCAGCCGCGTCGAGCCACTGACCGACGAGGCCATCGCTATCAGTTTCACGATCCCCGACGGGCTGCGTGACGACTATGTCTTCGAGCCTGGCCAGCACCTGACCCTGCGGGCCACGGTGGGCGGCGAGGAGGTCCGTCGGTCCTACTCGATCTGTGTCTCCCGGCTGCGCGCGCGTGAGACCGGGGAGCTGCGGGTCGCGACGGCACGGGTGCCCGAGGGTGCCATGTCCTCCTGGCTGCACGAGAGTGCCGAGCCCGGTGAGGTGCTCGACGTCATGACGCCGATCGGCGGCTTCACCTGCCCGACCGACCCCGGCGCTGCCCGGCACCACGTGGCGATCGCGGCCGGGTCGGGGATCACGCCGGTGATGTCACTGCTGACGACCGCGCTGGAGGAGGAGCCGCACTCCCGGGCCACTCTCATCTTCGGCAACCGGCGCATCGACACCATCATGTTCCTCGAGGAGCTGATGGACCTCAAGAACCGCTTCCCCGACCGGTTCACCCTCTTCAACGTGCTCTCCCGCGAGGCCCAGGAGGTCGAGCTACTCAGCGGACGCATCGACCGGGAGCGTCTCGAGGGCTTCTTCGAGGCCTTTATTCCGGTCGACGACGTGGACGAGTGGTATCTCTGCGGGCCCCTCGGCATGGTCGAGACAGCCCGGGAGGCACTGGCCGTGCACGGGGTGGACAGCCAGCACGTGCACCACGAGGTGTTCCACGTCGCGGACGCGCCGCCACCACCGCCTCCGCCGCCTGCTGACGCCACACCGCTGGCGATGGTCACCGTCACGCTCGACGGACGGATCACGCAGGTGCCCGTGCGCAGCAGGTCGGAGTCGATCCTCGCCGCCACGTTGCGCGAGCGCTCCGATGCGCCATTCAGCTGCACCAACGGTGTCTGTGGCACGTGCCGGGCACGGGTCGTCGAGGGGGAGGTCACGATGGACCGCAACTATGCGCTCGAGCCGGACGAGGTCGCGGCCGGCATCGTGCTGACCTGCCAGTCGCACCCGGTCACCGATGAGGTCGTGCTGGACTACGACGCCTAA
- the paaD gene encoding 1,2-phenylacetyl-CoA epoxidase subunit PaaD produces MATVLTAAQVAELEQKIRDIPDPEIPVISIDDLGIVRDISVDADGGLVRVTITPTYSGCPAVQAISDHISWTVRQQGLEAEVDTTLSPAWTTDWMSEKGRESLRRFGIAPPTGTRPAGPVAVGLSVRQVACPTCGSLETEELSRFGGTACKALRRCLTCREPFEEFKAI; encoded by the coding sequence GTGGCGACGGTGCTGACGGCCGCGCAGGTGGCCGAGCTGGAGCAGAAGATCCGCGACATCCCGGACCCCGAGATCCCGGTCATCTCGATCGACGATCTCGGCATCGTGCGCGACATCAGCGTGGATGCGGACGGCGGCTTGGTGCGGGTCACGATCACCCCGACCTACAGCGGGTGCCCGGCGGTGCAGGCGATCAGCGACCACATCAGCTGGACGGTGCGACAGCAGGGCCTGGAGGCGGAGGTGGACACCACACTGTCGCCGGCCTGGACCACCGACTGGATGAGCGAAAAGGGCCGGGAGTCGTTGCGGCGCTTCGGGATCGCACCGCCCACGGGGACACGCCCCGCCGGGCCTGTCGCGGTCGGACTGTCGGTGCGCCAGGTCGCCTGCCCGACCTGTGGGTCGCTGGAGACCGAGGAGCTGTCCCGCTTCGGGGGGACGGCGTGCAAGGCGCTGCGACGCTGCCTGACCTGCCGGGAGCCGTTCGAGGAGTTCAAGGCGATCTGA
- the paaC gene encoding 1,2-phenylacetyl-CoA epoxidase subunit PaaC produces MSDAHASYVLGLADDALIYAQRLGEWLTRAPQIEEDLALGNIGLDLLGQARALLTRVGELEGEGRDEDDLAYLRDEREFRNVHLVEQPRGDFGQEMARLLWFASYQHELYAALLTSSDEVVAGVAAKALKEVDYHRDHAGHWVVRLGDGTPESHERMQAGLEAVLPYLAELFDDDEASLRAAEAGVGVLPSTLHDAVVAHVSVVVAEATLDLPDDSRWRSRGGREGVHSQPMGYLLAELQHIHRSHPGASW; encoded by the coding sequence GTGAGCGACGCCCACGCGTCATACGTCCTCGGTCTGGCCGACGACGCCCTGATCTATGCCCAACGGCTGGGGGAGTGGCTCACCCGCGCCCCGCAGATCGAGGAGGATCTGGCGCTGGGCAACATCGGCCTCGACCTGCTCGGGCAGGCCCGTGCGCTGTTGACCCGGGTCGGGGAGCTCGAGGGCGAGGGACGCGACGAGGACGACCTGGCCTACCTGCGCGACGAGCGCGAGTTCCGCAACGTGCACCTGGTCGAGCAGCCCCGGGGTGACTTCGGTCAGGAGATGGCGCGGCTGCTCTGGTTCGCGTCCTACCAGCACGAGCTGTATGCCGCGCTGCTCACCTCCTCCGACGAGGTCGTGGCCGGCGTCGCCGCCAAGGCGCTCAAGGAGGTCGACTATCACCGCGACCACGCCGGCCACTGGGTTGTGCGGCTGGGTGACGGGACACCGGAGTCGCACGAGCGGATGCAGGCCGGGCTCGAGGCGGTGCTGCCCTATCTGGCAGAGCTCTTCGACGACGACGAGGCCAGCTTGCGAGCTGCCGAGGCTGGTGTCGGTGTCCTGCCGTCGACGCTGCACGACGCCGTCGTCGCGCACGTCTCCGTAGTGGTGGCGGAGGCGACCCTGGACCTGCCCGACGACTCGCGCTGGCGCTCTCGTGGTGGCCGCGAGGGGGTCCACTCCCAACCGATGGGCTATCTGTTGGCGGAGCTGCAGCACATCCACCGCAGCCACCCCGGGGCGAGCTGGTGA
- the paaB gene encoding 1,2-phenylacetyl-CoA epoxidase subunit PaaB: MTADDQTAAVQPQGSRDNWPLWEVFVRAKRGLSHVHSGSLHAPDAEMALRNARDLYTRRQEGVSIWVIKSADITASSPDERDSFFDPAADKVYRHASFYDVPEDVEYL; encoded by the coding sequence ATGACCGCCGACGACCAGACCGCCGCCGTGCAGCCGCAGGGCAGCCGGGACAACTGGCCGCTCTGGGAGGTCTTCGTCCGGGCCAAGCGGGGGCTGTCGCACGTGCACTCCGGGTCCTTGCACGCGCCCGACGCGGAGATGGCGCTGCGCAACGCGCGCGACCTCTACACCCGTCGCCAGGAGGGAGTCTCGATCTGGGTGATCAAGTCCGCTGACATCACCGCGAGCAGCCCCGACGAGCGGGACAGTTTCTTCGACCCGGCCGCCGACAAGGTCTACCGGCACGCGTCGTTCTATGACGTGCCCGAGGACGTGGAGTACCTGTGA
- the paaA gene encoding 1,2-phenylacetyl-CoA epoxidase subunit PaaA — protein MYGNDFGEPLNAAETSDYTDVVQEYFDGLIGADKRIEPRDAMPEGYRKTLIRQIAQHAHSEIIGMQPEANWISRAPSLRRKAILMAKVQDEAGHGLYLYSAAETLGVDREELLDKLHNGQQKYSSIFNYPTLTWADAGAIGWLVDGAAIMNQVPLCRCSYGPYARAMIRVCKEESFHQRQGFEILWTLSNGTEAQKAMAQDAANRWWWPSLMMFGPPDTGEAAAPGGHTEQNMAWGIKRFSNDDLRQKFVDMTVPQAQKLGLTLPDPDLAWNEERGHWDFGPIDWDEFWRVLKGDGPCNEQRITHRRTAHEDGAWVREAANAYAAKAAAKQEVA, from the coding sequence ATGTATGGCAACGACTTCGGTGAGCCCCTGAACGCGGCCGAGACCTCTGACTACACCGACGTAGTCCAGGAGTACTTCGACGGCCTGATCGGTGCGGACAAGCGGATCGAGCCGCGCGACGCCATGCCCGAGGGCTATCGCAAGACGCTCATCCGGCAGATCGCCCAGCACGCGCACTCCGAGATCATCGGCATGCAGCCAGAGGCCAACTGGATCAGCCGCGCCCCGAGCCTGCGGCGCAAGGCGATCCTGATGGCCAAGGTGCAGGACGAGGCCGGCCACGGGCTCTACCTCTACTCCGCCGCCGAGACGCTCGGGGTGGACCGCGAGGAACTGCTCGACAAGCTGCACAACGGCCAGCAGAAGTACTCCTCGATCTTCAACTACCCGACGCTGACCTGGGCCGATGCCGGGGCGATTGGCTGGCTGGTCGACGGCGCCGCGATCATGAACCAGGTGCCGCTGTGCCGCTGCTCCTACGGCCCCTACGCCCGGGCGATGATCCGCGTGTGCAAGGAGGAGTCCTTCCACCAGCGTCAGGGCTTTGAGATCCTCTGGACACTGTCCAACGGCACCGAGGCACAGAAGGCGATGGCCCAGGACGCCGCTAACCGCTGGTGGTGGCCCTCGCTGATGATGTTTGGCCCGCCCGACACCGGCGAGGCCGCGGCCCCGGGCGGGCACACCGAGCAGAACATGGCGTGGGGCATCAAGCGGTTCAGCAACGATGACCTGCGACAGAAGTTCGTCGACATGACGGTCCCGCAGGCACAGAAGCTCGGGCTGACCCTGCCGGATCCCGACCTGGCCTGGAACGAGGAGCGCGGCCACTGGGACTTCGGCCCCATCGACTGGGACGAGTTCTGGCGGGTGCTCAAGGGTGACGGCCCGTGCAACGAGCAGCGGATCACCCACCGCCGCACTGCCCACGAGGACGGCGCCTGGGTGCGCGAGGCAGCCAACGCCTATGCCGCCAAGGCGGCCGCGAAGCAGGAGGTTGCATGA
- a CDS encoding GNAT family N-acetyltransferase: MTSHHHHEPGPLADASVRTGRVSDAPAVGLVQATVWRAAFADTVPAEVLETFEAPAFASVWRQSLKDPPSPLHRLLVACAGDQVVGFAAIGPAEVTDESVTATDGELAVLAVHPDARRVGHGSRLLNAAADTLRAGDRTAVLAWLPSLDEQSRAFTDAAGLVPDGAWRERVVGPAGETIREVRVRAEL; this comes from the coding sequence GTGACCTCCCACCACCACCACGAGCCCGGACCCCTTGCCGACGCCAGCGTCCGCACCGGCCGCGTCAGCGACGCACCCGCGGTGGGGCTGGTCCAGGCCACCGTCTGGCGCGCTGCCTTCGCCGACACCGTCCCTGCCGAGGTCCTGGAAACCTTCGAGGCACCGGCCTTCGCCTCGGTCTGGCGCCAGTCCCTCAAGGACCCGCCCAGCCCGCTGCACCGGCTGCTGGTCGCCTGCGCCGGAGACCAGGTCGTCGGCTTCGCCGCTATCGGCCCGGCCGAGGTCACCGACGAGTCGGTCACCGCGACGGACGGCGAGCTCGCAGTGCTCGCCGTGCACCCGGATGCGCGCCGGGTCGGTCACGGATCCCGGTTGCTCAACGCGGCCGCCGACACCCTGCGGGCCGGGGACCGCACCGCCGTGCTGGCGTGGCTGCCGTCGCTGGACGAGCAGTCCCGCGCCTTCACCGACGCTGCCGGCCTGGTGCCGGACGGCGCCTGGCGGGAGCGGGTCGTGGGGCCTGCGGGCGAGACGATCCGTGAGGTCCGGGTCCGGGCGGAGCTGTGA
- a CDS encoding AzlC family ABC transporter permease, with translation MTPEQAPLTGVSESADRSTEDRAVIRKSLGVALATGLYGVTAGALAVAAGLSVLQAMALSLLLFSGGSQFAFFGVIGAGGSPIAAVASSTLLGVRNGFYGLQVSQLLGVHRWARPLAAHLTIDESTAVAITQAEPRQQRIGFWLTGAGIFVLWNATTFLGAIAGEAMGDPRTYGLDAAAAAAFVGLLWPRLRGRDPLAVAALAVLITVVTAPFAPAGVPVLAAVLAALLVGLPRRTRSTEAEEALAP, from the coding sequence GTGACGCCCGAGCAGGCGCCACTCACTGGGGTCTCCGAATCAGCGGACCGCTCCACCGAGGACCGTGCCGTCATCCGCAAGTCCCTGGGAGTCGCACTGGCCACCGGGCTCTACGGGGTGACCGCCGGAGCCCTCGCCGTGGCTGCGGGGCTGTCCGTGCTCCAGGCCATGGCACTGTCCCTGCTGCTGTTCAGCGGCGGGTCGCAGTTCGCCTTCTTCGGCGTCATCGGGGCCGGCGGCAGTCCCATCGCCGCCGTCGCCAGCTCGACCCTGCTGGGGGTGCGCAACGGCTTCTACGGACTGCAGGTCTCGCAGCTGCTGGGTGTCCACCGGTGGGCGCGACCACTGGCGGCCCACCTCACGATCGACGAGTCGACCGCCGTCGCGATCACCCAGGCCGAGCCCCGACAGCAGCGGATCGGCTTCTGGCTGACCGGCGCCGGCATCTTCGTGCTGTGGAACGCCACGACCTTCCTCGGCGCCATCGCCGGAGAGGCCATGGGAGACCCGCGCACCTACGGGCTCGACGCTGCCGCGGCCGCAGCCTTTGTCGGGCTCCTCTGGCCCCGGCTGCGCGGACGGGACCCCTTGGCCGTCGCCGCCCTCGCGGTGCTGATCACCGTGGTGACCGCCCCCTTCGCCCCTGCCGGCGTCCCGGTGCTGGCCGCTGTGCTGGCGGCCCTGCTGGTGGGCCTGCCGCGACGCACCCGCAGCACCGAGGCTGAGGAGGCGCTCGCTCCATGA
- a CDS encoding AzlD domain-containing protein produces the protein MTMWLAMLAACALAYGLKLAGYLVPQHVLDIPWVHRVTPLLPVALLSALIVTQAVLTTEGHPVLDARAAGVAVAVLLLILRAPFLLVVAAAAVTAALVRAFL, from the coding sequence ATGACGATGTGGCTTGCCATGCTCGCCGCCTGCGCGCTGGCCTACGGCCTGAAGCTCGCGGGCTATCTGGTCCCCCAACACGTCCTGGACATCCCGTGGGTGCACCGCGTGACGCCACTGCTGCCGGTTGCCCTGCTCTCGGCCCTGATCGTGACCCAGGCGGTGCTGACCACCGAGGGGCACCCGGTCCTGGACGCCCGCGCGGCCGGTGTCGCCGTGGCGGTCCTGCTGCTCATCCTGCGCGCACCATTCCTGCTGGTCGTCGCAGCAGCGGCGGTGACCGCTGCGCTCGTGCGAGCCTTCCTGTGA
- a CDS encoding heparan-alpha-glucosaminide N-acetyltransferase domain-containing protein has translation MTRIVGIDLARCLALLGMITAHLAQGDDGPGGVNTWFQITAGRSAALFAVLAGVSIALTTRPRPDRTTTGNRLALATRALLIALIGLFLGAPDSGLAVILTFYGALFLVAIPVITWSARSLAILALCWGVLSPIASLAVRPHLPAPEFVVPDPTSLADPLLLLTELTVTGYYPVLTWATYLFAGMAIGRLDLRSAAVRHRLFVIGAWLGLLGLAVARLMTRSETVRDHLMITFDRGQVDTWADLEHLLRIGLYGTTPTGSWSWLWVWSPHSGSIVDLTHTIGTSMLIIGASLMAVEALGSRRRWVQVAAGAGTMTLTLFAVHVLLVAAGRSDAASGHADWALDLRWHIVGALVVGAAFALTRMRGPLELLVSEVSGAVRDGYPREGPHRQ, from the coding sequence ATGACCCGCATCGTCGGCATTGACCTGGCCCGGTGCCTGGCGCTGCTCGGCATGATCACCGCCCACCTCGCGCAGGGCGACGACGGCCCCGGCGGCGTCAACACCTGGTTTCAGATCACCGCTGGCCGGTCAGCGGCCCTCTTCGCCGTGCTGGCCGGAGTCTCCATCGCGCTCACGACCCGCCCACGTCCTGACCGCACCACCACGGGAAACCGGCTCGCCCTGGCCACCCGCGCCCTCCTCATCGCGCTGATCGGACTCTTCCTCGGCGCGCCAGACTCCGGCCTGGCCGTCATCCTGACCTTTTATGGTGCCCTCTTCCTGGTCGCCATCCCGGTCATCACCTGGTCGGCACGGTCCCTGGCCATCCTCGCCCTGTGCTGGGGCGTGCTCTCCCCCATCGCCAGCCTCGCCGTGCGCCCCCACCTGCCCGCACCGGAGTTCGTGGTCCCCGACCCCACCTCGCTGGCCGACCCCCTCCTGCTGCTCACCGAGCTGACGGTCACCGGCTACTACCCGGTGCTGACCTGGGCCACCTATCTATTTGCCGGCATGGCGATCGGCCGACTCGACCTGCGCTCTGCCGCCGTCCGGCACCGACTGTTCGTCATCGGGGCGTGGCTGGGACTGCTCGGCCTCGCGGTGGCCCGGTTGATGACCCGCAGCGAGACGGTGCGAGACCACCTGATGATCACCTTCGACCGGGGCCAGGTGGACACCTGGGCCGATCTCGAGCACCTGTTGCGGATCGGGCTCTACGGGACCACCCCGACCGGATCCTGGTCGTGGCTGTGGGTGTGGTCACCGCACAGTGGGTCGATCGTCGACCTGACCCACACGATCGGCACGTCGATGCTCATCATCGGGGCGAGCCTGATGGCGGTGGAGGCCCTCGGCTCACGGCGGCGCTGGGTCCAGGTCGCCGCGGGGGCCGGCACCATGACTCTGACCCTGTTTGCCGTGCACGTCCTCCTCGTCGCCGCCGGACGCAGCGACGCGGCCAGCGGGCACGCTGACTGGGCGCTGGACCTGCGGTGGCACATCGTCGGTGCCCTCGTCGTGGGCGCTGCCTTCGCCCTCACCAGGATGCGCGGCCCGTTGGAGCTCCTCGTGTCCGAGGTCAGCGGAGCCGTGCGCGACGGCTACCCCCGCGAGGGCCCACACCGACAGTGA
- a CDS encoding DUF2975 domain-containing protein — protein MSARVRRIAGWDRPSQIILEGLLLAVMLVAVILSAIALVNLFTDREIAIPVAVTQQPLGSATGAVLETTQGELTLTGASTGQVLLAAAPLVLGPAVVTGAAYCLLQVVRSLRTGTPFHRRNARWLMAAALIVLFGGAVTGMADSFGTMALAMDGQELLGAGSPLLASASLPLAFIGVGLLLLCLAEFFRRGALLADDVEGLV, from the coding sequence ATGTCAGCCAGAGTCCGTCGCATCGCCGGGTGGGACCGTCCCAGCCAGATCATCCTCGAGGGCCTGCTGCTGGCGGTCATGCTGGTGGCCGTCATCCTCAGCGCCATCGCGCTCGTCAATCTCTTCACCGACCGTGAGATCGCGATCCCGGTCGCTGTCACCCAGCAGCCCCTGGGCTCTGCGACCGGTGCCGTCCTCGAGACCACGCAAGGTGAGCTCACCCTGACCGGGGCCAGCACGGGTCAGGTGCTGCTGGCCGCGGCACCCCTGGTGCTGGGGCCCGCGGTGGTGACCGGCGCGGCATACTGCCTGCTCCAGGTCGTCCGGTCCCTGCGGACCGGCACACCCTTTCACCGGCGCAACGCCCGATGGCTCATGGCTGCGGCTCTGATCGTGCTGTTTGGGGGCGCCGTGACGGGGATGGCCGACAGCTTCGGCACGATGGCCCTGGCGATGGACGGTCAGGAGCTCCTGGGGGCGGGCAGTCCGCTCCTGGCGAGCGCGTCACTGCCTCTGGCCTTCATCGGCGTCGGGCTGCTGCTGCTGTGCCTCGCCGAGTTCTTCCGCCGGGGCGCCCTCCTGGCCGACGACGTCGAGGGGCTCGTCTGA
- a CDS encoding helix-turn-helix domain-containing protein gives MTPADIDGSEGHRIVSRLDELLLDRGMTLTELAERVGVTIVNLSVLKNNRAKAVRFSTLTAICDVLECEPGDVLGLRHR, from the coding sequence ATGACCCCGGCCGATATCGATGGCTCCGAGGGCCACCGAATTGTCTCGCGCCTGGATGAACTCCTCCTGGACCGCGGGATGACGCTGACCGAGCTGGCGGAGCGGGTGGGCGTGACGATCGTGAACCTGTCGGTCCTGAAGAACAATCGTGCCAAGGCCGTGCGCTTCTCGACACTGACGGCCATCTGCGACGTGCTCGAGTGCGAGCCGGGAGACGTCCTGGGGCTGCGGCACCGCTGA